From Pseudomonas sp. CCI4.2, one genomic window encodes:
- the pqqB gene encoding pyrroloquinoline quinone biosynthesis protein PqqB: protein MFIQILGSAAGGGFPQWNCNCANCAGFRDGSLRAQARTQSSIALSDDGVHWVLCNASPDIRAQLQDFKPMQPGRALRDTGISAIILMDSQIDHTTGLLSLREGCPHQVWCTDMVHEDLSSGFPLFPMLTHWNGGLSWNRIALEGSFVIPACPNLRFTPFPLSSAAPPYSPHRFDPHPGDNIGLIVEDLKTGGTLFYAPGLGKVDGALMQQMAAADCLLVDGTMWNDDEMQRRGVGTRTGREMGHMAQSGPGGMLEVLEQLPDQRKVLIHINNTNPILDEDSPERAELVRRNVEVAYDGMSIEL, encoded by the coding sequence ATGTTCATACAGATTCTAGGTTCTGCGGCTGGCGGCGGTTTCCCTCAGTGGAACTGCAACTGCGCTAACTGCGCGGGCTTTCGCGACGGTAGTCTGCGGGCTCAAGCGCGCACCCAATCGTCCATTGCCCTGTCCGATGACGGCGTGCATTGGGTGTTGTGCAACGCCTCCCCCGATATCCGCGCACAATTGCAGGACTTTAAGCCGATGCAACCGGGCCGGGCCCTGCGGGACACAGGCATCAGCGCGATCATTTTGATGGACAGCCAGATCGACCACACCACTGGCCTGCTCAGCTTGCGCGAAGGCTGCCCGCATCAAGTGTGGTGTACCGACATGGTTCACGAAGACCTGAGCAGCGGTTTTCCGTTATTTCCGATGCTGACCCACTGGAACGGCGGCCTAAGTTGGAACCGCATCGCACTGGAAGGCAGCTTTGTCATCCCGGCCTGCCCAAACCTGCGCTTTACGCCATTCCCTTTAAGTAGCGCAGCGCCGCCGTATTCGCCGCACCGTTTCGATCCGCACCCCGGCGACAACATTGGCTTGATCGTCGAAGACCTGAAAACCGGCGGCACGCTGTTCTATGCGCCGGGGTTGGGTAAAGTCGATGGAGCCCTGATGCAGCAAATGGCCGCTGCCGACTGTCTGTTGGTGGACGGCACGATGTGGAACGACGATGAAATGCAACGTCGCGGCGTCGGCACCCGCACCGGGCGTGAGATGGGCCATATGGCGCAAAGCGGTCCCGGCGGGATGCTTGAGGTGTTGGAGCAATTGCCCGACCAACGCAAAGTGCTTATTCACATCAACAACACCAACCCGATCCTGGATGAAGACTCCCCGGAGCGCGCTGAGTTGGTCCGCCGTAACGTTGAAGTTGCCTACGACGGCATGAGTATCGAGCTTTAG
- the pqqA gene encoding pyrroloquinoline quinone precursor peptide PqqA, with protein sequence MSWTKPAYTDLRIGFEVTMYFASR encoded by the coding sequence ATGTCGTGGACTAAACCTGCTTACACTGATCTGCGTATCGGTTTCGAAGTCACCATGTACTTCGCAAGCCGTTGA
- the pqqF gene encoding pyrroloquinoline quinone biosynthesis protein PqqF, giving the protein MPALTTPDVEHLTLPNGLHVVLRHAPRLKRCAAALRVAAGSHDVPTQWPGLAHFLEHLFFLGTERFPADDSLMAFVQRHGGLVNASTRERTTDFFFELPQSVFAQGVERLCEMLSHPRLALADQRREREVLHAEFIAWSQDTEARYQTTLLQPLSARHPLRAFHAGNRYSLPVPRQAFQQALQDFYRHFYHSGQMILSLTGPQSLDDLRALATGYGSIFVSGERSAQTPPPPLLETAPTAQPITDPRRLNLIFACENLPESGLEALRYFQTGLTDPQPGGLLFELRERDVIDSLKVESLYSFEDQLLLGIEFTLTENGVHQRGVVAELFFDWLGFFESNSGDPKLYEQYALLQDRRRAAGGALAMAQCFNNRSNPSPDTLKSLLAQLQPAYLLHPLAVDNLSTQHIAWRLPAPNPFLRADIGDGAQGAVFLRWRLTSAHSRLWQMLNDNLRSVITAAQQAGVDLAFSQYGRFWQLKLSGTSAPMPLVIRHALDVLTVPKPETLARLGQLRPEPALIPIRQLLKRLPEACLSAVDWVDNDNNDVSTILAGARWTTFSVGLSEETKVALNVELRRMPGGAVDQLLKAANVTHGMHRVNGVSDACETAVLLFCPAPSQRVEDEAAWRLLAHLGQAPFYQRLRVELQLGYAVFSGLRQIAGQAGWLFGVQSPSASTEEIVGHLQAFIRRLPALIQAADLTSQRQALAAQFDIATMDPLQASEWLWQAHMAGHGARYPEQLQTALLRLEKHELLTAICRLVGAADGWLYLSNRQIALQTPFL; this is encoded by the coding sequence ATGCCTGCGCTCACAACTCCCGATGTCGAACACCTGACGTTGCCCAACGGGTTACACGTGGTGCTTCGCCATGCGCCACGATTAAAACGCTGTGCGGCGGCGTTGCGGGTAGCGGCGGGCAGTCATGATGTACCGACGCAATGGCCGGGGCTGGCGCACTTTCTCGAGCATTTGTTTTTCCTGGGCACAGAGCGTTTTCCCGCCGACGACAGTTTGATGGCCTTCGTTCAGCGTCATGGTGGGCTGGTGAACGCCAGCACCCGGGAACGTACCACAGACTTTTTTTTCGAGCTGCCACAGTCGGTGTTCGCCCAAGGCGTGGAGCGCCTGTGCGAGATGCTCAGCCACCCGCGCCTTGCGTTAGCCGATCAACGACGGGAACGCGAAGTGCTGCATGCAGAGTTCATCGCCTGGTCGCAGGACACCGAAGCCCGATATCAAACGACATTGCTGCAACCGCTGTCAGCGCGTCATCCGTTGCGGGCATTTCATGCAGGAAATCGCTACAGCCTTCCCGTGCCGCGCCAGGCTTTTCAGCAGGCGTTGCAGGACTTTTATCGGCACTTTTATCACTCCGGACAAATGATCTTGAGCCTTACGGGTCCGCAATCATTGGATGACCTGAGGGCGTTGGCAACTGGCTATGGCAGCATCTTTGTCAGCGGAGAAAGGTCTGCTCAAACGCCCCCGCCGCCCTTGTTGGAAACAGCACCCACTGCGCAGCCCATTACCGACCCGCGCCGGCTGAACTTGATTTTTGCGTGTGAAAACCTGCCTGAGTCGGGTCTCGAAGCGTTGAGATATTTCCAGACAGGGCTGACCGACCCACAACCCGGCGGATTGCTATTCGAGCTGCGCGAACGCGACGTGATCGACTCGCTCAAGGTCGAGTCGCTGTACAGTTTTGAAGATCAGCTGCTGCTGGGTATCGAGTTCACGCTAACCGAAAACGGCGTTCACCAACGCGGCGTTGTCGCTGAATTGTTTTTTGACTGGCTGGGGTTTTTCGAATCCAACAGTGGCGATCCGAAACTGTATGAGCAATACGCGCTGCTGCAAGATCGACGACGGGCGGCCGGTGGTGCGCTGGCGATGGCGCAGTGCTTCAACAACCGCTCAAATCCCTCGCCAGACACATTGAAATCACTGCTCGCCCAATTACAGCCCGCGTACCTGCTTCATCCCCTGGCTGTGGATAACTTGAGCACTCAGCACATCGCTTGGCGCCTGCCTGCGCCCAATCCTTTTTTGCGCGCCGACATTGGCGATGGCGCGCAGGGTGCGGTTTTCCTGCGTTGGCGATTGACCTCGGCGCATTCTAGGCTGTGGCAGATGCTCAACGACAACCTGCGCTCAGTCATCACAGCGGCACAACAGGCGGGCGTCGATCTCGCCTTCAGCCAATACGGCCGCTTTTGGCAACTCAAGCTAAGCGGCACTTCGGCACCCATGCCTCTTGTCATCCGGCACGCCCTGGATGTGCTGACCGTGCCCAAGCCTGAAACCTTGGCGCGCTTGGGGCAACTTCGTCCTGAGCCTGCGTTGATTCCAATCCGCCAGTTGCTCAAGCGGCTGCCGGAGGCCTGTTTGAGCGCGGTAGATTGGGTCGACAACGATAACAACGACGTGTCGACGATTTTGGCTGGCGCGCGATGGACGACGTTTTCCGTCGGCTTATCCGAAGAAACCAAAGTCGCACTGAACGTTGAACTGCGAAGGATGCCGGGTGGAGCCGTTGATCAACTCCTTAAGGCCGCTAACGTTACCCACGGTATGCACCGAGTGAACGGTGTATCTGACGCTTGCGAAACTGCTGTGCTTTTATTCTGCCCAGCGCCTAGTCAGCGCGTGGAGGATGAAGCGGCGTGGCGGCTGTTGGCGCACCTCGGGCAAGCGCCCTTCTATCAACGGCTGCGAGTGGAATTACAATTGGGCTATGCGGTATTCAGCGGCCTGCGACAAATCGCTGGCCAAGCAGGTTGGTTGTTTGGGGTGCAGTCGCCCAGTGCGTCTACGGAAGAAATCGTGGGTCATCTACAAGCATTCATCAGGCGCCTACCCGCATTAATCCAAGCCGCGGATTTGACGTCCCAGCGCCAAGCGTTGGCCGCCCAGTTCGACATCGCCACCATGGACCCCCTTCAAGCCAGCGAATGGCTCTGGCAAGCGCACATGGCCGGGCATGGCGCCCGTTACCCAGAACAGCTGCAAACCGCGCTTCTTCGCCTTGAAAAGCACGAACTGCTCACCGCCATTTGTCGGTTAGTAGGGGCCGCCGACGGCTGGCTATACCTAAGCAATCGCCAAATCGCGCTGCAAACACCCTTCCTGTAG
- a CDS encoding carbon-nitrogen hydrolase family protein, with amino-acid sequence MHIALYQCPPLPLDVSGNLARLALKASQAAAQGADLLVLPEMFLTGYNIGAQAAFSLAQARDGESAQQIMAIAQETGIAIVYGYPERSSHGQIYNAVQLIDAQGRSLCHYRKTHLYGDLDTSMFAVGGDDFPVVELNGWRLGLLICYDLEFPENTRRLALAGADLIVVPTANMKPYDFVAEVTVRARAFENQCYVAYANYCGSEGAIHYCGLSSIAAPDGCRIAQAAEDEALIIGVLDRQLLNDSRAINTYFSDRRPGLYTVLSRG; translated from the coding sequence ATGCACATTGCCTTGTACCAATGCCCGCCGCTGCCGCTGGATGTCAGCGGCAACCTTGCGCGCCTGGCACTGAAAGCGTCGCAAGCAGCGGCCCAAGGCGCAGATTTGCTTGTATTGCCAGAGATGTTTCTGACCGGTTACAACATCGGCGCCCAAGCGGCATTTTCCTTGGCCCAAGCCCGTGACGGCGAGTCGGCGCAGCAGATCATGGCGATTGCACAAGAAACCGGCATCGCGATTGTGTACGGCTACCCTGAGCGGTCTAGCCATGGGCAGATTTACAACGCGGTGCAGTTGATCGACGCGCAGGGAAGAAGTCTGTGTCACTACCGTAAGACCCATCTTTACGGTGACTTGGACACGTCGATGTTTGCGGTGGGTGGGGATGACTTTCCGGTGGTCGAGCTGAACGGCTGGCGTCTCGGGTTGTTGATCTGCTATGACCTGGAATTCCCGGAAAACACTCGACGCCTGGCCTTGGCCGGTGCTGATTTGATCGTGGTGCCGACCGCCAACATGAAACCGTACGACTTTGTAGCTGAAGTCACGGTGCGCGCTCGTGCGTTTGAAAACCAATGCTACGTCGCATACGCCAATTATTGCGGCAGTGAGGGCGCTATTCATTACTGCGGTCTGAGCAGCATTGCGGCCCCGGATGGCTGTCGAATTGCTCAGGCCGCAGAAGATGAAGCGTTGATCATCGGCGTGCTGGACCGCCAGTTGTTGAACGATTCCCGAGCCATCAACACCTACTTCAGTGATCGACGTCCAGGGTTGTACACCGTGTTGAGTCGCGGCTGA
- a CDS encoding flavin monoamine oxidase family protein, which yields MNNNRHPADGKKPITMFGPDFPFAFDDWIEHPAGLGSIPAEHHGAEVAVVGAGIAGLVAAYELMKLGFKPVIYEASKMGGRLRSQAFAGTNGIVAELGGMRFPVSSTAFYHYVDKLGLESKPFPNPLTAASGSTVIDLEGTTYYAQKLSDLPALFQEVADAWADALEAGSQFAEIQQAIRDRDVPRLKSLWNTLVPLWDDRTFYDFVATSKAFAKLSFTHREVFGQVGFGTGGWDSDFPNSMLEIFRVVMTNCDDHQHLIVGGVEQVPLGIWRHVPERCVHWPEGTSLASLHRGAPRSGVKRIARADDGRFEVTDTWGHTLHYAAVLTTCQSWLLTTQIECEESLFSQKMWMALDRTRYMQSSKTFVMVDRPFWKDKDPETGRDLMSMTLTDRLTRGTYLFDNGDDQPGVICLSYSWMSDALKMLPHPVEKRVKLALDALKKIYPKVDIASRIIGEPITVSWEADPHFLGAFKGALPGHYRYNQRMFAHFMQQDMPDEQRGIFIAGDDVSWTPAWVEGAVQTSLNAVWGIMKHFGGSTHPENPGPGDVFNDIGPIALAD from the coding sequence ATGAACAATAATCGCCATCCTGCAGACGGTAAAAAACCCATCACCATGTTCGGTCCGGACTTTCCTTTCGCGTTTGACGACTGGATCGAGCACCCGGCTGGGCTGGGCAGTATTCCGGCAGAGCATCATGGCGCGGAAGTGGCGGTGGTTGGCGCGGGCATCGCGGGGTTGGTTGCAGCCTACGAGCTAATGAAGCTGGGCTTCAAACCGGTTATTTACGAAGCGTCGAAAATGGGCGGGCGGCTGCGCTCGCAGGCCTTTGCTGGCACCAACGGCATTGTCGCCGAGCTGGGCGGCATGCGTTTTCCAGTGTCCTCTACCGCGTTCTATCACTACGTCGACAAACTCGGTCTGGAATCAAAACCCTTCCCGAACCCGCTGACTGCCGCGTCCGGCAGCACGGTGATCGACCTGGAAGGCACCACCTACTACGCACAAAAACTGTCGGATCTTCCTGCACTGTTCCAAGAAGTCGCTGACGCGTGGGCCGATGCGTTGGAAGCTGGCTCGCAATTCGCCGAGATCCAGCAAGCCATCCGTGACCGTGACGTCCCACGCCTTAAAAGCCTGTGGAATACGCTGGTTCCACTGTGGGACGACCGGACGTTTTACGATTTCGTCGCCACCTCCAAAGCCTTCGCCAAACTGTCCTTCACCCACCGTGAAGTGTTCGGCCAGGTAGGCTTCGGTACCGGCGGCTGGGACTCGGACTTCCCTAACTCGATGCTGGAAATCTTCCGCGTGGTCATGACCAACTGCGACGATCATCAGCACCTGATCGTTGGCGGCGTGGAACAGGTGCCACTGGGCATCTGGCGTCATGTGCCGGAGCGTTGCGTCCATTGGCCGGAAGGTACCAGCCTGGCGTCGCTGCACCGCGGCGCTCCGCGTTCCGGGGTGAAGCGTATTGCCCGCGCCGACGATGGGCGTTTCGAAGTCACCGACACGTGGGGCCACACCCTGCATTACGCCGCCGTGCTGACCACCTGCCAAAGCTGGCTTTTGACCACCCAGATTGAATGCGAAGAATCGCTGTTTTCACAGAAAATGTGGATGGCCCTGGACCGCACGCGCTACATGCAATCGTCGAAGACTTTCGTCATGGTCGACCGCCCATTCTGGAAAGACAAAGACCCGGAAACTGGCCGCGACCTGATGAGCATGACCCTCACTGACCGCCTGACCCGTGGCACCTATCTGTTTGATAACGGCGACGACCAGCCGGGCGTTATTTGCCTGTCCTACTCGTGGATGAGCGACGCGTTGAAGATGCTGCCGCACCCGGTAGAGAAACGCGTGAAGCTGGCCCTTGATGCCCTGAAGAAAATCTATCCGAAGGTGGATATCGCTTCGCGAATCATCGGCGAACCGATCACCGTGTCGTGGGAAGCCGATCCGCATTTCCTGGGGGCCTTCAAAGGCGCCCTGCCCGGCCACTACCGCTATAACCAACGGATGTTTGCGCACTTTATGCAGCAGGACATGCCCGACGAACAGCGCGGGATTTTCATCGCCGGCGATGACGTCTCATGGACCCCCGCGTGGGTCGAAGGCGCGGTACAGACGTCGCTGAATGCAGTGTGGGGCATCATGAAGCACTTCGGTGGCAGCACTCATCCCGAGAACCCAGGGCCTGGCGATGTGTTCAACGACATTGGTCCTATCGCGTTGGCAGACTGA
- a CDS encoding Lrp/AsnC family transcriptional regulator encodes MPDSRPLALDEIDRQLIAALQINARESVAMLARQLGIARTTVTSRLARLEKSKVITGYGVRLSQRVIDGGLQAYVGITVQPRSGKEVLRRLSAIAQVQQLCAVSGEFDYVAWLRTDSPEQLDQLLDLIGSVDGVEKTTTSIILSSKIDRGQPV; translated from the coding sequence TTGCCCGATAGCCGCCCACTCGCTCTTGACGAAATCGACCGCCAATTGATCGCGGCCTTACAGATCAATGCCCGCGAGAGTGTCGCGATGCTGGCCCGGCAATTGGGAATAGCGCGAACCACTGTGACCTCACGCCTGGCGCGCCTGGAAAAATCCAAAGTCATCACCGGTTACGGGGTGCGTTTGAGTCAGCGAGTAATCGATGGTGGGTTGCAGGCCTATGTCGGTATTACGGTGCAACCGCGTTCGGGCAAAGAAGTGCTGCGTCGGTTAAGCGCCATCGCTCAGGTTCAGCAACTGTGCGCGGTGAGCGGCGAGTTCGATTATGTGGCGTGGCTACGCACCGACTCACCTGAACAACTGGATCAACTACTGGATTTGATCGGTAGCGTCGATGGCGTGGAAAAAACCACGACCTCGATCATTCTCAGCAGCAAGATTGATCGGGGCCAGCCAGTTTGA
- a CDS encoding class II aldolase/adducin family protein, protein MANVYREEEWRLRQELAACYRLIAHYRMSDLISTHISVRIPGPEHHFLINPYGLFFEEITASNLVKIDLQGAKVEDSPFPVNPAGFVIHSAIHCAREDAHCVLHTHTKAGCAVAAQECGLLPVNQISLEFYGRVAYHEYEGIALNLSEQQRLVTDLGDNAVMILRNHGLLTVGESVSQAFLRMYYLEKACDIQIAAQAGGALSVPSHDVCRRTEQQFNAPGKDVAEGELSDPDANRLAWAALLRLLDRIAPDYKN, encoded by the coding sequence ATGGCAAACGTTTACCGCGAAGAAGAATGGCGACTCAGGCAAGAACTGGCCGCCTGTTACCGCTTGATCGCCCATTACCGAATGAGCGACCTGATTTCGACGCATATTTCCGTCCGTATTCCAGGGCCGGAGCATCATTTTCTGATTAATCCCTACGGCCTGTTCTTCGAGGAAATCACTGCCTCGAACCTAGTAAAAATTGATTTGCAGGGCGCTAAAGTCGAAGACTCACCGTTTCCGGTGAATCCGGCCGGTTTCGTGATTCACAGCGCCATTCACTGCGCTCGTGAAGACGCTCACTGTGTGCTGCACACGCATACCAAAGCCGGTTGTGCGGTGGCCGCGCAGGAGTGCGGTTTGTTGCCTGTGAATCAAATCTCCTTGGAGTTTTATGGTCGCGTCGCCTATCACGAGTACGAAGGCATCGCGCTAAACCTGAGCGAACAGCAACGGCTGGTGACCGATCTGGGCGATAACGCCGTCATGATCCTGCGCAATCACGGTTTGCTGACGGTTGGCGAGAGCGTTTCGCAGGCCTTTCTGCGCATGTACTACTTGGAAAAAGCCTGCGACATTCAGATCGCTGCCCAGGCCGGTGGTGCATTGAGCGTTCCGTCGCACGACGTTTGCCGCCGCACAGAGCAGCAGTTCAACGCGCCAGGCAAAGACGTTGCCGAAGGTGAGCTAAGTGACCCGGATGCCAATCGACTGGCCTGGGCCGCACTACTGAGATTGTTGGACCGGATCGCACCTGATTATAAGAATTGA
- a CDS encoding glutathione S-transferase family protein: MPHPLLKLYESQSSPNSRRVRIFLAEKAIDIELIPVDIAAKAQFSPEYTTINPLNVVPTLMLEDGTSVGEVPAIWRYLEEVYPDKPLLGVDPKDKALVAMWERWAEREGFATVMEAVRNWAPGLAGRALAGPHAYEQIPALVKRNEARLGHFYRDLNKRLETVAYLAGDQFSVADITAVVAIDFAVEALELDLPEDLPALRTWYATVSVRWSLSA; encoded by the coding sequence ATGCCCCACCCGCTTCTGAAACTCTATGAATCCCAAAGCTCTCCCAACTCCCGTCGTGTGCGGATATTCCTTGCCGAAAAAGCCATCGATATCGAATTGATCCCGGTGGACATTGCCGCCAAAGCTCAATTTTCGCCTGAGTACACCACCATCAATCCACTCAACGTCGTCCCTACGCTGATGCTGGAAGACGGCACCAGCGTGGGCGAAGTACCCGCGATCTGGCGCTATCTCGAAGAGGTTTATCCCGATAAACCGCTGCTGGGCGTTGACCCAAAAGACAAGGCGTTAGTCGCCATGTGGGAACGATGGGCCGAGCGCGAAGGTTTTGCGACGGTCATGGAGGCCGTGCGCAATTGGGCGCCAGGTCTGGCCGGGAGAGCGCTGGCAGGTCCCCATGCGTATGAGCAGATACCAGCGCTGGTTAAGCGCAACGAGGCGCGGCTCGGCCATTTTTATCGGGATTTGAATAAACGGCTGGAGACGGTAGCGTACTTGGCGGGGGATCAGTTTTCGGTAGCAGATATCACAGCGGTGGTCGCCATTGACTTCGCCGTGGAGGCCCTTGAATTGGACCTGCCAGAGGACCTACCAGCGTTGCGGACCTGGTACGCAACGGTGTCTGTTCGCTGGAGTTTGAGTGCCTGA
- a CDS encoding anti-sigma factor family protein: protein MSEMNCDLCRQWMTGYLDNELDASTQQQFTEHLMQCADCQQRLEALSLLSAAVKTHLPYFTAPTSLTHSLRSRLETAAMIQDDFWHRLRLWIAPALSAAFFAAALFLYVTTPSIDDSWTDEAVSSHVRSLMGEHLMDVASSDKHTVKPWFTGKLDFSPPVYDFSAQGFPLLGGRLDYLQHQTAAALTYRHDKHIINTFVVPTAEADRPPHTQTRRGYNIVSWRQNHMRFIIVSDLDKGELETFSQLTRTGL, encoded by the coding sequence ATGAGTGAAATGAACTGCGACCTCTGCCGCCAATGGATGACTGGCTATCTGGACAACGAGCTGGACGCTTCCACACAACAGCAATTTACCGAGCACCTGATGCAGTGCGCCGACTGCCAGCAGCGTCTCGAAGCGCTGAGTCTCCTGAGCGCTGCGGTGAAAACTCACCTTCCTTATTTCACCGCCCCCACTTCTCTGACTCATAGCCTGCGGTCCCGTCTTGAGACCGCGGCGATGATCCAGGATGACTTTTGGCACAGGCTACGACTCTGGATCGCTCCGGCGTTGTCAGCTGCTTTCTTTGCTGCAGCGTTGTTCCTCTATGTCACAACGCCGTCGATTGACGACAGCTGGACCGATGAAGCCGTGTCCAGCCATGTCCGTTCATTGATGGGCGAACATTTGATGGACGTCGCGTCCTCTGACAAGCACACGGTGAAGCCGTGGTTCACGGGCAAGCTCGACTTTTCTCCACCGGTTTACGACTTCTCAGCCCAAGGTTTTCCACTGCTGGGCGGTCGGCTGGATTACCTCCAGCATCAAACCGCCGCTGCGCTTACTTACCGGCATGACAAGCACATCATCAACACCTTCGTGGTACCAACGGCGGAAGCTGATAGGCCGCCGCATACGCAAACCAGACGCGGCTATAACATTGTGTCCTGGCGGCAGAATCATATGCGCTTCATCATCGTGTCTGATTTGGACAAAGGCGAACTGGAAACCTTCAGCCAGCTCACTCGAACGGGTCTGTAG
- a CDS encoding sigma-70 family RNA polymerase sigma factor, translating into MTRFDELLAPHMDAAYNLARWLTGNESAARDVVQESALKAFKFLHRFEDGNDKAWLLTIVRNESFNWLKASAGHRWIAIGDDIPEDDSALAHSETPELSAIHTQDVALLQRALEALSPVFREVIILKELEDMPYKDIANVTDVPIGTVMSRLARARAMLKTEYMKLCCHE; encoded by the coding sequence ATGACGCGGTTTGATGAGTTATTAGCGCCGCATATGGATGCGGCCTATAACCTTGCGCGGTGGCTCACCGGCAATGAAAGCGCCGCCCGCGATGTCGTGCAGGAAAGCGCCTTGAAAGCCTTTAAATTTCTTCATCGCTTTGAAGATGGAAACGACAAGGCATGGCTGCTGACGATTGTCCGCAACGAGAGCTTTAACTGGCTTAAAGCCTCGGCAGGTCATCGCTGGATCGCCATCGGCGACGATATCCCGGAAGACGACAGCGCCCTCGCCCACTCTGAGACCCCGGAACTCAGCGCCATCCACACTCAAGATGTCGCCCTTCTTCAGCGGGCACTCGAAGCGCTGTCACCGGTGTTTCGGGAGGTGATTATTTTGAAGGAGCTTGAAGACATGCCCTACAAAGACATCGCCAACGTCACAGATGTACCGATCGGCACGGTGATGTCGAGGCTGGCAAGGGCGCGGGCGATGCTCAAAACTGAATACATGAAGTTATGCTGCCATGAGTGA
- a CDS encoding metallophosphoesterase family protein, translating to MKTGPNVQGHDERYTLGRRELLKCSAWAGAGVLWVMSGGIPRAFALDDASTQLSGTSLANDFHFVQISDSHIGFNKEANPAPLDTLQQAIDKVIALPKKPALILHTGDITHLSKPVEFDTADQVLKGLPSPVHYVPGEHDTLDEGGGKAYLERYGKGTKGNGWYSFDDHGVHFIALINVFNFQAGHEATLGADQLKWLADDLNAVSVSTPVVVFTHIPLWTIYKPWGWGTEDGDQAIAMLRKYGSVTVLNGHIHQVIQKVEGNITFHTARSTAYPQPAPGSAPAPGPMTVAADQLRNYLGVTEVSATQGEHPLALINSTLI from the coding sequence ATGAAAACTGGTCCGAACGTTCAGGGTCACGACGAACGCTACACACTGGGGAGAAGAGAGCTCTTGAAATGTTCGGCGTGGGCGGGCGCGGGGGTGCTCTGGGTCATGAGCGGCGGCATCCCCCGTGCCTTTGCGCTGGATGACGCGAGCACCCAACTTAGCGGAACGTCATTGGCCAACGACTTCCATTTCGTGCAAATAAGCGACTCGCATATCGGCTTCAACAAGGAAGCCAATCCGGCGCCCCTCGACACATTGCAGCAGGCCATCGATAAGGTGATCGCGCTGCCGAAAAAACCAGCGCTTATTTTGCACACCGGTGACATCACGCACCTCTCCAAGCCCGTCGAATTCGACACCGCTGACCAAGTGTTAAAAGGCTTGCCGTCCCCGGTGCATTACGTGCCCGGCGAGCACGACACCCTCGACGAAGGTGGAGGGAAAGCCTATCTGGAGCGTTACGGTAAAGGCACTAAAGGCAACGGTTGGTATAGCTTTGATGACCATGGGGTGCACTTCATCGCGCTGATCAATGTATTCAACTTCCAAGCGGGTCATGAAGCGACGCTCGGTGCCGACCAATTGAAATGGCTGGCTGATGACCTCAACGCAGTGTCAGTCAGTACGCCTGTCGTCGTGTTCACCCACATCCCGCTCTGGACGATTTATAAGCCATGGGGTTGGGGCACCGAAGACGGCGATCAGGCCATCGCGATGCTGCGAAAATATGGCTCGGTGACGGTACTCAACGGTCATATCCATCAAGTCATCCAGAAAGTCGAAGGCAATATCACTTTTCATACTGCCCGCTCGACTGCTTACCCTCAACCGGCTCCCGGTAGCGCGCCAGCCCCAGGTCCAATGACCGTCGCTGCTGACCAACTGCGCAACTACTTGGGCGTCACCGAGGTGTCGGCCACACAAGGCGAGCATCCCTTGGCGCTCATCAACTCAACCCTAATCTAA
- a CDS encoding cupredoxin family copper-binding protein, with translation MNRYAPILALTCVLTSIPTSAQDVQIDIKTFLYSPKDLTVPAGTTVTWINDDQVPHTIVGVEKAFHSAALDTGDQYSYTFKVKGVFEYFCTLHPQMIGRVVVD, from the coding sequence ATGAACCGCTACGCACCTATTCTCGCTTTAACCTGCGTGCTGACGTCAATCCCGACGTCGGCGCAGGACGTACAGATCGATATCAAAACGTTCCTGTACTCACCCAAAGACCTGACCGTGCCAGCCGGCACGACAGTCACCTGGATCAACGACGACCAGGTGCCGCACACCATTGTGGGTGTGGAAAAAGCGTTTCATTCGGCGGCATTGGATACGGGGGACCAGTACTCGTACACGTTCAAGGTAAAGGGAGTGTTTGAGTACTTCTGCACGCTGCATCCGCAGATGATTGGGAGGGTTGTGGTCGATTGA